In Apis cerana isolate GH-2021 linkage group LG5, AcerK_1.0, whole genome shotgun sequence, a single genomic region encodes these proteins:
- the LOC107994448 gene encoding putative epidermal cell surface receptor isoform X1 has protein sequence MGTMRSTNLFDVIAHPAFSAPDGKFLVIISPADLQYCERSMEMAILCFFRLCGAVVEEILGVEPLRSETRNQTNERKSESKTTIEPKKKPIDFKVKTEQKYQKTFKDDDSKHSESNGITTTTTMAIEDATTRSIEILGVTIPFLFHGEPIITNSTMSMENRQISSINNDSLSTSKNITENVRVTEETTSFRGRALNISAPEPTNSLHPNITDLSDVSMDDDDKEVEGGEYVASHNETVVNISSTLLPTVDVCVEENRTYAIGEKIVRNCEEKCICGENGVAINCKPLCSSPYIRANRGIEDPLCQEKLVKEEPCCAILVCAADSAPEPEETCIFGNKTIMRGQRVEDGCSKVCICEAGGNLKCQQRCPPNDTISATNQHDRCVVLSDPRDSCCTITLCDVTLGDHEIKPETSTDLAVNLTDVKVLNSTAIKLKLSAKNPQDVTVEISDDNHVWRQQKPDKEGIISNLDPAHSYYVRVTDGTRMGPALQVFLPAEVIKTNISDKMTDKSSCSHMGKIYKIGAEWYDECISFCTCVEGGKTECLTIECPTDFGLDALDPHCLDWETVPPNFIPKPPHCCPQEVRCRNNGSCDYEGNTYDNWSELPLNVTGCEKRCYCEMGNVSCQAACPPVPALPPAILPCPPNQAALMHLPGDECCLEWNCRHPTNQLPGTNATFLGPLATDPFNRQSIDDNERPNNKSNSAESSQQPDPGTSSLREDSKDVHAHTDTAITHGLFHYPMDPGHPTVPYNGPYNPDYKPTHPTVENVFHLPPHTEKPPTPGERLKEKTIKSKIDAKKPVEPVMKPHKDDYFPGLLTSDKFLDKSGPLLTNTNENHQFIPGPVNPNKLPPVQKVGHATDQPQFVPLNPHREMLGPGFAIANANNEQSLPQVDLNAQLDNSAIGSPYRGHNGPDNLDPNVIVPINSKKKAPPSDAFDGEKGKTPTGLANRPKQDQRNPNQEILPEELYHLINLQHPGLIQLEHTPPEGHPGLYDIHQQISGQKNTPNNQLQNGFFAASGVVKKPAKPHIYTQKNENGQTTYHIHTPDIPNSPQQIEELLAHIGQHDPNPGPFQHYPGQPAISHNVASGPTATLPLHIDAHISHSGLTHLNHPQFAAQTPNQSDMEHNIAMGFPLPSAIPGFPVASSADEVTVQVLEALDENTVRLVFTVPQVLVGLHGRVELRYTNDKTNFDVSTWKSQVFAPPNDLIATPQLEFELSDLKPSTEYKVKITVKLKDLANSPTSKIYSVRTLDKRTDATTLPPQIPIDAELQIAETNTTWINVMWRKFTEYELQFIDGVQLRYKEHDNKIYTASPLIHRAVRNYLIENLQSSTTYEIGIFFVPFPGQLTELINEKMIQATTLMEPDQYSFDVKVEIKTIKSTDVEVTWTGVPYPEDKYVNIYRAIYQSDSGKEDTSTFKIAKRDSHPKTIITDLKPGTRYRLWLEIYLTNGRIKKSNVQDFVTKPGVLLPATISQGKLASLPFHEGDYYGPLVVVAIVASLAILSTLILLMMLMKRRTSSKADISSRKSTSAYDNPSYKTCEDTITISNGRSKSTDHEMATINSNLKEPI, from the exons ATGGGAACGATGAGATCGACTAACTTGTTTGACGTAATAGCGCATCCCGCGTTTTCAGCCCCGGATGGAAAGTTTCTCGTCATAATATCACCGGCAGATCTCCAATATTGCGAAAGATCTATGGAAATGGCGATTCTCTGCTTCTTTCGATTGTGCG GTGCTGTTGTCGAAGAAATACTAGGAGTTGAACCGCTTCGTAGCGAAACGAGAAACCAGACAAATGAACGCAAATCGGAATCAAAAACCACGATCGAGCCAAAGAAAAAGCCGATCGATTTCAAGGTCAAGACCGagcaaaaatatcaaaaaacatTCAAGGATGATGATTCAAAGCACAGCGAAAGCAATGGCATAACGACCACAACGACAATGGCAATCGAAGACGCAACCACAAgatcaatcgaaattttaggAGTCACGATACCCTTTCTATTTCATGGCGAACCTATCATAACGAATTCCACGATGTCGATGGAAAATCGACAAAtatcatcgataaataatgattctttATCGACATCGAAAAATATCACGGAGAATGTTCGCGTGACGGAGGAGACGACATCATTCAGAGGAAGGGCATTGAACATTTCAGCACCAGAACCGACTAATTCTTTGCATCCAAATATTACCGATTTGAGCGATGTCAGTATGGACGATGACGATAAGGAAGTCGAAG GTGGCGAATACGTGGCATCTCATAACGAAACagttgtaaatatttcttcgactCTGTTACCAACGGTGGATGTATGCGTGGAAGAAAACCGAACATACGCCATTGGAGAGAAAATTGTCAGAAATTGCGAAGAAAAGTGCATATGCGGTGAGAATGGCGTAGCCATAAATTGCAAACCACTTTGCTCCTCACCATACATCCGAGCCAATCGAGGAATCGAAGATCCCTTGTGCCAGGAAAAACTTGTCAAGGAGGAACCATGCTGCGCTATTTTAGTTTGCGCTGCTGATTCAG caCCTGAACCGGAAGAGACttgtatttttggaaataaaacgataatgAGGGGTCAACGAGTTGAAGATGGTTGTTCCAAGGTCTGCATATGCGAAGCAGGAGGAAATTTGAAGTGTCAACAAAGATGTCCACCAAACGACACAATCTCAGCAACGAATCAACACGATCGCTGCGTCGTACTCTCCGATCCAAG AGACTCGTGTTGCACGATCACGCTTTGTGATGTTACTTTGGGCGATCATGAGATCAAACCAGAAACTTCGACCGATTTGGCCGTGAATCTTACGGACGTAAAAGTGTTAAACTCAACGGCGATCAAGCTGAAATTGTCGGCTAAGAATCCACAAGATGTGACCGTAGAGATATCCGATGACAATCACGTATGGAGACAGCAGAAGCCTGACAAAG AGGGTATCATATCGAATCTGGATCCTGCGCATTCATATTACGTGCGAGTGACGGATGGAACTCGAATGGGTCCAGCGCTACAAGTCTTTCTTCCTGCAGAGGTAATCAAGACGAATATCTCGGACAAGATGACGGATAAAAGCTCTTGCAGCCATAtgggaaaaatatacaaaataggAGCGGAATGGTACGACGAGTGTATCTCTTTCTGCACTTGCGTCGAGGGTGGTAAAACCGAATGTCTGACGATCGAATGTCCTACGGACTTTGGTCTTGATGCTCTCGATCCTCACTGTTTGGACTGGGAAACTGTACCTCcgaattttattccaaaaccTCCTCACTGCTGTCCCCAG GAAGTGCGGTGCAGAAATAATGGCTCGTGCGATTACGAGGGTAATACGTACGACAATTGGAGCGAGCTGCCCTTGAACGTAACCGGATGCGAGAAACGATGTTATTGCGAGATGGGGAACGTATCCTGTCAAGCAGCTTGTCCACCAGTTCCTGCTCTACCACCTGCAATTTTACCTTGTCCGCCTAATCAGGCCGCGTTGATGCATCTACCGGGTGACGAATGTTGCTTAGAGTGGAATTGCAGACATCCGACCAACCAATTGCCAG GAACGAACGCGACGTTTCTCGGCCCCTTAGCCACAGATCCATTCAATCGGCAATCGATTGACGATAACGAAAGACCGAATAACAAGTCGAATTCGGCCGAATCCAGCCAGCAACCGGATCCTGGAACTTCCTCCTTACGGGAAGATTCGAAAGACGTTCACGCGCACACAGATACCGCCATTACTCATGGACTATTTCACTACCCCATGGATCCTGGACATCCAACCGTACCGTACAATGGACCGTACAATCCTGACTATAAACCTACACACCCTACCGTAGAGAATGTGTTCCATTTACCCCCTCACACCGAGAAACCTCCAACGCCTGGCGAACGTCTCAAAGAAAAGACCATCAAATCGAAGATAGACGCTAAGAAACCTGTCGAGCCTGTTATGAAACCGCATAAAGATGACTATTTTCCCGGCTTGTTGACTTCGGACAAGTTCTTGGACAAGAGTGGTCCGCTACTCACAAACACGAACGAGAATCACCAATTTATTCCAGGTCCCGTCAATCCCAACAAGTTGCCACCTGTGCAGAAAGTTGGCCACGCGACTGATCAGCCGCAATTCGTCCCGTTGAATCCACATCGAGAGATGCTCGGCCCAGGATTCGCAATCGCGAACGCCAACAATGAACAAAGCCTTCCTCAAGTCGATCTCAACGCGCAGCTCGACAATTCCGCGATCGGTTCGCCTTATAGAGGACATAATGGTCCTGATAATCTCGATCCGAACGTGATCGTTcccataaattcaaaaaagaaagctCCACCGAGCGATGCATTCGATGGTGAGAAAGGTAAAACACCGACAGGATTGGCGAATCGGCCGAAACAGGACCAACGAAATCCGAATCAAGAAATTCTACCGGAAGAACTCTATCATCTGATCAATCTTCAACATCCAGGGTTGATCCAATTGGAACACACTCCGCCCGAAGGGCATCCTGGTTTATACGACATCCATCAACAGATATCGGGACAGAAGAACACGCCAAACAATCAGTTACAGAATGGATTCTTCGCCGCAAGTGGCGTGGTAAAAAAACCGGCGAAGCCGCATATTTATACGCAGAAGAACGAAAACGGTCAGACGACATATCACATACACACACCAGATATACCGAATTCACCACAGCAAATCGAGGAATTGTTAGCCCATATCGGTCAACACGATCCTAATCCTGGACCGTTCCAACATTATCCCGGACAGCCAGCCATATCTCATAACGTGGCGAGTGGCCCGACAGCTACTTTGCCTCTTCACATTGACGCTCACATATCGCATTCAGGACTCACGCACTTGAATCATCCACAGTTCGCAGCACAAACGCCTAACCAGTCAG ATATGGAACATAACATAGCGATGGGCTTCCCGTTACCTAGTGCCATTCCTGGATTCCCTGTTGCTTCTTCCGCGGACGAGGTCACTGTACAAGTTCTCGAGGCTCTTGATGAGAACACTGTTCGTCTTGTTTTCACAGTGCCGCAAGTTCTAGTTGGACTTCATGGACGAGTCGAGCTGCGTTACACCAATGACAaaac aaattttgatgTATCCACTTGGAAGTCGCAAGTGTTCGCTCCTCCAAACGATTTAATCGCGACACCGCAGCTCGAATTTGAATTGAGCGATTTGAAGCCCTCGACCGAATACAAAGTAAAAATCACGGTAAAACTGAAAGATCTAGCCAATAGTCCTACGAGCAAAATTTATAGTGTGAGAACGTTGGATAAGCGAACTGATGCGACCACCTTGCCACCACAAATACCAATTGACGCTGAACTTCAAATTGCGGAGACGAATACCACATGGATCAACGTGATGTGGAGAAAATTCACAGAGTATGAGTTACAGTTTATCGATGGTGTTCAATTGAGATACAAGGAGCacgacaataaaatttataccgcTTCACCATTGATTCATAGAGcagttagaaattatttaatcgaaaatttacaatCATCGACTACCTATGAAATTGGAATCTTTTTTGTTCCATTTCCTGGACAATTAAcagaattgattaatgaaaaaatg ATTCAAGCAACTACTTTGATGGAACCAGATCAATATTCGTTCGATGTCAAAGTGGAGATTAAGACGATTAAGTCGACTGATGTGGAAGTGACTTGGACTGGTGTACCTTATCCGGAGGATaaatatgtgaatatttatagagCAATTTACCAAAGTGATAGTGGCAAAGAAGATACAAGTACATTTAAAATCGCTAAAAGAGATTCTCACCCGAAAACCATAATTACTGATCTTAAACCAGGTACTAGGTATCGTTTATggcttgaaatttatttgactaatggaagaataaaaaagagcaACGTGCAAGATTTCGTTACCAAGCCTGGTGTTCTTTTGCCAGCTACGATATCACAAG gaaAACTTGCTTCTTTGCCTTTTCATGAAGGTGATTATTACGGACCTTTGGTTGTGGTGGCCATTGTCGCGTCTCTTGCTATTCTGTCAACCTTAATTCTTCTAATGATGCTCATGAAAAGACGTACTAGCAGTAAGGCTGATATATCTTCCCGTAAAAGTACATCAGCATACGACAATCCCTCCTACAAG ACTTGTGAAGATACCATTACGATATCGAATGGTAGAAGTAAAAGCACCGATCATGAAATGGCTACCATTAATAGCAACCTAAAAGAACCTATTTAa